The nucleotide window TAAACTGCGAACCTGGTCAGAGAGAATAACCCCCTCAAGAGGACAATCAGGAGGTAAGGGAACTTCAAAAGGATAGCCCTTTTGTTTGGAAGTTACGGGACAAAACAGGCCTAGACCGGTTTTTTCATTGTAGGCCTTAGGAGATAGGCAAATAGCTGGTCTCCTACCTGCCTGTTCGTGTCCTGCTTGAAGAGAGAAATGGAGCCATAGGAGGTCTCCTCTATCGGGGACGTATCTACCACTCCTCTTTTCCAACTTTATCTCCCCAGT belongs to Thermovibrio guaymasensis and includes:
- the mazF gene encoding endoribonuclease MazF, with translation MEKRSGRYVPDRGDLLWLHFSLQAGHEQAGRRPAICLSPKAYNEKTGLGLFCPVTSKQKGYPFEVPLPPDCPLEGVILSDQVRSLDWRTRKASFITVTPEEVLKEVLDKIELLLFG